The region AGTTGATTTAACCATTCAATCGGGTCAGGATTAGCATCTGCAAAATTAATTAATTCCATTACTAAATCTTCCATACCTTGATCTGAACGATCATTCGAGAAATTTCTTGTGATTCTTGAAAAGGTTTCTTGCCTGGACTGATAAAAATTCTCACGTAAATCTTCCCAAACTGTTTCTTTTAATAATTCACTCTCCGTTTGATCTGACATAACCCTAAAAGCTGGGTCCAGATCAATTACGTAGTAGTACGTTTGAATAATGGACAAACAAAATGAATGTAAAGTACTAATGCTAGCGTTAGCCAGGTTATCCAGCTGTTGTAGCAGATGCTGTCTTTGCTCCATGTCGGTTGCAACGTTGATTTGATCTGTTATTGCCTTCCGAATTCGGTCCTTCATTTCTTTGGCAGCTGCATCGGTAAATGTAACCACTAATAACCGATCTACATCTTCGCCTTTTAATACTTTTTGAATAACTCTTTCAACTAGCACTGAGGTTTTCCCGGATCCAGCAGATGCAGACACCAAAATATTTCTTCCGTCATCTTCAATTGCGTGTTGCTGACTTTCAGTATACTGTCTTTTATTCATCTTCTTCATCCTTTAACTTATTCAAAACGTCTTTTTTATTCATATTGGGAATATCTCTATAGGAGTTTTCTGGTAACATTGCGTCAAATTGCATGATATCCTTGTACGGCGTGTATGACAGTGCAGTGTCTTTATCCCCCAAACGGACTGGGTTCAAGTTAACTTCACCAGAAAAAATACGTTTTCCAGCCTCAATTACCCGTTTTTCTGCATTTCTAATCAGCCGATCTATGTCTTCTTCGGACGTGATTGCCTCTGCATTTTTATTTGGTGCACCAGCCTTAGTTAACTTAATAGGAAATATTTCCGAACTTAAATGACCTTCATCAATTGATGGATCTATCTCTTCCAATAAATCTAAATCATCTAGAATAATCCCCTTAAGTCCGTACTCACTAAAGACCAACTGGTTAATTTTTTCTTCTTCAAGAGTTGTAACTTTTTTGTCCTTTGCGCGTAAAAGTGGGTTTTGGATATGCATATATAATGCATCGGAAATACCTACTTGCTGTCCTGGTAAAATTATTGAACTATTTCGCCGTACCACGTCCAAATATAATAACATTTGCATAGTCAGACCATAATATGCTTCTTTGAAACTAAATTTCGCCTTATTAGCGCTAGATTTATAGTCAACAATTCCTAAATAAGTCCCTTTATTAGCATCAATTCGATCAATCCGGTCTATTTTTCCTCTAACTTGGACACTTTGGGTGTCACTTATATTAAATACCAAAGGTGGTAACCCACTGCTACCCCCTTCAATTTGACCAAACATTTGCTCAGAAACGATCGGTCGCATTTTGGTTCTCATCATCTGTATCAAAACTGCTCGTGTCATTTCCTTAATAGTATTATCCAATTCATTTCTGAGATATTGTAAACGATTTGTCCTCGTAAAGGTACTAAATTGGTTGTCAGCTTCTAACTTTCGAATAACTATTTGTTGCATATTTTTAATTTCATTTGAAGTTAAATTTTCAAAATCAATCTTCTTATCGGTAATTTCCTTAATTAAAGTATCAAAGGCTGCGTGAAAATAAACACCCGTGTCTGCTGGTGTTAAATCTGCTGTTTCTCGCTCACGTAGTCTTAATCCAAATTCCAAAAAATATGCATATTCATTTTGAAAGAATTTTTCCAACTTAGAAACCGAGGCCAGTATTGTATTGCCGTACAGTCCTTGTACTATCTCAGGTCGTAACTGCGTTGGCGTGTTTTTATAGTTCAAACTTTCAAGTAGTTGATTTACTAAATCACCATACTGACTGTTATTTAATATTGAATAAATATACTGCCATTCTTCAAGGTTTTCATCCATACCGGAACGTTTCAAATCACGAGCATATTGTACTAGATGACTTAGGGTATTGCGTTTTGATCCCACGAATCGACTGATTTCACTTTCTCCAACACTTGGTCGACTTTCAACTTGTTCAATACTAATATTGAAATGCTCAGCAATCCTTTTTACATACGGGGAAAGTTCATGTAGCGTTCCAGCGTGATCAGAAGTGGCATATGAAAAGTGAAGTTCATCTGAGCCCATCAAAAAATTTAAATAGTTTAAAAAAGGTTGCTCTTTCATCTGCCTCTGTAAGCTAGTAGATAAATATTGATCATCTTCTAAATTTTTCTCGATCTCAGTTTGACCATCAACATCAAAAAATGAATTACTATCTGGTTGAGTGGGAAGCTTTTGGTCATCCGCTCCAATAATATAAACAAATTTTTTATCAGCCATCTGAACCATGCCACTTTCTGAAATCAAAACTTGATCTAAAGTAGATGGTACTTGTGAAAATTGTGCTGAAGAAAATCCAACTTCAATTAAACCAATAAAATCCTCTAGTTTAAATTCAGAATCCCCCAAAACATCAACAAATTCATCTAATAATTGCATTAACGTTTGCCATGTTTGACTCATCTCTGCGGCTGAACTTAGCTTTCCAGCTGCAGTTAGGTTTGCTATTTCTTTTTTAATTTTCGTATCAATTCTTTGTTGAATCAAAAAATCGTAAACCTTTGAAACTGCTTCACGTCCCGTAACGGCTTCATCTAAGCTTTTAAAAATTGGGACTAACGTTGACGCTACAAAATCCTTAATTAAATTGACTTGATCTTCTTTTACTTTATCAACTTCACTCAGTTCGCCGTCATTTCCAAAAGTTGGTGTTATTCTCCAACGCTTTTTAGAGATCCAATCTCTACCAAGCACCCCTTCTTTAATGACATAGTTCTCAGTTATATCAAGCGCATCAAAAAAATTTTCACTGTCAACATCATCAGGTATTAAATATCCGAGTTTTAGTAAACGCATAACATTTTCATACTGAAAGTAACTTGTTTTAACATCAAATAATGCTCGTAAAAATTCAACAAAAGAATGATCTTTCATCATAATCTGCAAATCACAAAAATATGGTGTTTTAAACTGCTCAAATAGCGGACGAATAACCATATCGTAATCGCTTAATTGACTAGTTAAAATTGCAAAGTCACTAAACCTTAACTTCGAGTTTTTAGCCATCTTTTGTCGTATTTCAGTTAATATGCTTTCAACTTCTGAGAAACGACTATTCATTTGTTTTATATCCACACCATTTAAGGCGTAGCTATTTGTTTCAAAACGTCCCCCTTTACCGGAAGATTCAAGCCAGTAATTTTCCAGAGATAATAAATCATCTTTAACCCTAACTTGGTGTAGCTTAACTTCAGATTTAAGTTCAATATGATTATCTTCAGCTTGCTTTTTTAGTTGTTGAGCTAACTTTTTTGTCTCATAAAAAAAATCGTTCACATCTATATCCGCAGTGAGAGAGTCCGTCACTAAATCAATCGTAATTGAGGCATTAGATTTAATCAACGTTTCAACTAAACGTAACTCCTCCGCACTAAAAGAAGAAAAGCCACTGAAAACAAATGCGTCTTCGGATAACTCTGAATCAGTCAGAATTTCGTTTAAATTACGTAAAATATCACTGTTATCAATAAACCGAGACTGAACTTCATTTTCAAATGCTGCGTAAATGATATTTAAATCGTGAGTCTTAGCTTTTAAGTCCATACTTATGTCAGATCTTTCACTGAATCTGCTGCTTAATTCTTCTAAATTATCAGGAGATATGTTTCCACGTTTAAACACAGTAAGCTGAGAGGCAATTTTGCTTACTAATCCAAACTGATTATCAATATCTTTAAATAAAGTCAACTCATCGATATGTTCCTTAATAATCTTATACAAAATCATACTAGTACTTGAAGTAGTTAAACGAGGATACTGATAAATATTTGAGTCTTTTAAATAAAACCATGCCAATCGTGAAATCGAAAGAACCTGAACTTGACTCTCTGCATTAAATTCGTTATTTACATCACTTATCTTTGATAATAATTGAATTTCAGATTGAAACTTAATATGGTTGGGAACTATATAATAGATATGTTTATATTTGTTCTCATTTTTTAGGTCTAATATTCTTTGTGCAACTCCTTGAAGATGATCAGCACTAGCTAATCCCGTTATGAATTTTAATGCCATGGGGCCTCCTAGTTAGATATACCAATTGAAGTATTATCGAATTTATTTTCAAAAATTGCTTGGTTAATCACTTCCAGCAACCCATTTCTACCGATCGTTTGTGTTTTCATTTTTGTCCCTTCTGAACTTAATTTAATTTCACTGTTGTTCCCATCCACAATTTTAACCGGCCTTAAGATGACGTATGGGATCTCTAACTCATCAATTAATTTATTAAAATACCTTGACTCTAATAATAGCTCTCCTCTTTCTTTTTCGCTTGTACCAATCCATTTTGGTGTGATTTCTTGATCAATTCCAGCTGTTGAAATAACTACAATTTTTTTAGTACTTATATCCCCAGACTGGATTGAATCTGCCAGACGATTTCCAAAATCATCCATTCCCGATTTCATAATGTCCGTTACAATTACGTCGTAAGAGCCATTAAACTCACTTAAATTAAATGTCGGATCTAATAATTTAGCAGTCGTCACCTTTTTCCCATCTCCAAAAATTTTATTTTCAATTTCTCTACTGTTCCCTAATTCTAAAATACGCATTTTATCTACCCTTTTCTTTTAATCATTATAAGACATCTACTTGTTTAACATCATTTTAAAAGTAAATTTGTTTTATTACTATAATTATGCTAAAATTTGCAACACATTCAAATATTTTCGCCTATATAATGTCAAAATGTGGTTGACGAGTATCTACCCAACGCCGTAAACGTTGGACTATAGGATTCTTTTAATCGACACTATAGTAGGCCTTTCGTTTTTGACGAGGGTCTTTTTTGCACATCTATATTTGGTGAACAGGAGGTAATTATGGAAAGTACTAACCGTTCTGATTCCCCAATCTCAGTTGAGCCTAAATTAACACATGGTAAGGCCGCCATTCTTGGTTTCCAGCATCTCCTCGCTATGTACTCAGGTGATGTGATTGTTCCATTACTAATTGGAGCATATTTACATTTTACAGCCATGCAAATGACCTATCTAGTTTCTGTCGATATATTCATGTGTGGTATTGCAACCTTGCTTCAAGTTAAAAGAACTCCACTAACAGGTGTCGGTTTGCCTGTCGTACTTGGTTGTGCTATTCAAGCCGTCCAGCACCTTCAACAAATTGGTGGTACTTTGGGAATTGCCTCTATGTACGGTGCTATTATCTCCTCTGGTATCTTTGTGCTTTTGATTAGTAGCCTTTTCGCTAAAATTCGTGGACTTTTTCCTCCTGTAGTTACTGGATCTATCATTGCCATTATTGGATTCACACTTGTACCTGTTGCATTTGAAAATATGGGTGGTGGCAACCTCGCCTCTAAAAATTTTGGAGATCCCAAAGCACTTATCGTTGCATTTTCAACAGTTGCTATCATTGTGGCCGTTAACGTGTGGGGACGTGGATTTATTCATTCTATTGCAATTTTAATCGGTATTCTTGCTGGAACAATCATCGCTAGTCTATTAGGTTTAGTGTCACTTACACCAGTCTCCGAAGCCAGCTGGTTCCGAATTCCACAACCTTTTTACTTCGGTGTTCCTACTTTTCATTGGTCCGCTATCCTAACAATGATCATGGTTACATTAACTACCATGATTGAATCAACTGGTGTCTTTTTTGCCCTTGGTGATTTAGTAGGCAAGAGCATCTCACAAGACGATTTAAAACGTGGTTACCGTTCTGAAGGTATTGCCGCTATTCTTGGTGGGATCTTTAACACATTCCCATATTCTACTTTCTCTGAAAATGTTGGTGTTTTACAATTATCAGGTGTAAAAAGCCGTAAGCCAATATACTATGCTGCAGGTTTCTTAATTTTTCTAGGTTTATTACCAAAAGTCGGTGCACTTGCAACGGTTATTCCCTCCAGTGTACTTGGTGGAGCCATGCTAGTTATGTTTGGTATTGTTGGCGTACAAGGTGTTCGTGTTCTTCAACAAGTTGATTTTAATCAGAACAAAAATATTCTAATTGCCACAATTTCAATTGGAATGGGGCTTGGATCAACGGTTTACCCTCAGCTATTCCATACGTTACCACAAGTTATTAGGATGTTATGTACTAACGGTATCGTTATCGCCAGTATTTCTGCTGTCATACTAAATTTCTTGTTCAATGGTTATAACCACGAACTATAAGTATCAATATGAATCCATATTTTAGCAGTTTTGTTATACTACAAAACTGCTTTTTTGATATGATTAGAATAACTTTAAATTGAACAAGGGGAAGTCATTATGTTAAGGCAAAATTTTATTTGCACATGGGCACAAAACACCAGTCCATTAATGCAGGAGTATCATGCTAAAGAATGGTGTCAAGTTAGTCATGCAGATCAGTATATTTTTGAAATGCTTTGTTTGGAAGGATACCAGGCTGGATTAAGTTGGAACACAATCATTGAAAAAAGGGCCGCTTTTCGGGAAGATTTTTATAACTACGATGTTGAACGAGTTTCTGCCATGACATCAGATGATATTGAAAAACTAATGGGTGATGAACGAATCATCCGTCATCGTGGTAAATTAATGGCCACTGTATCAAATTCCAAATCATTCATTGAAGTTCAGAATGAATTTGGTAGTTTTGATAAATATATTTGGTCTTTCGTGAATAATCGTCAAATCAATGATCATATTCGAATTCCCGAGGAGATTCATGCTAAAACACCACTTTCTGAAAAAATATCCAATGACCTCAAAAAACGTGGTTTCAAATTTGTTGGTCCAGTTATAGTATACTCATTCATGCAAGCTATTGGTCTCGTCAATGATCATGAAATTGACTGCATGTACAATCCTGGATAGGGGGTTCTTTTATGGATTCGCGCTACGTAGTAACCGCATCTAACTCTAATCTTATTAATGCCTATTTTATGGGACGCTGGGTCGAAAAAAGTATTGGCCAAAAATCGGCCATGTATACCACCAATCTCGGGGCCCAAATTATTTTTGAACTTCATTCCGCTTCTGCTTTTACAATTGAAGTTCAAAGAACTCTACCTAAAACCTTCATCCCCCAAACACTAAATGTATATATCGATGATCAATTAAAATCGATTCAACTATCTAAAAATACTTTCGATTTTAAAATTACACCTGAAGAAAAACATGTTGTTCGTATCTTTTTTGCCAGAAATACTGATAAAGATGAGGTTTGGCAGGCACAACAGGGCTTAGCTATTACAAAAATCAATAGTAATGGAGTGATGCAGCCTATTAAACCTTCTGGTAAAACAATCGCTTTTATTGGCGACTCTATTACGGCAGGTTGCTGGTTAAGAAGTTCAGCGCTACCTTCAATTGGTTATGGAGCTGACATTAACTATGCCTCCCTAACTGCACAACGTCTAAATGCTATCGATTATAGAATCGCGTATAGCGCAACAGGCATTATTCGTTTCGGAACGGGTGGTGTTCCAGCTGCACCAAGATTCTTAAACTTTATTGATATAAACACATCGGCGCCCACTATCAAACCCGACGTACTTATTATTAATCTGGGAACTAATGATTCAAAATTTGATCAAGACGTTTTTGAATTCTACCTATCCAATTTCATTTCGGAACTAAAAACCAAATTTGACTCTATCCCAATAGTAATAATGGTTCCTTTTAACCAAACCTTTGCAGACGTTTTTCGAACCTTACCTGTTAATGATAAACAAATAAAGGTCGTCGAAACTAAAAACTGGAACATAACCTCAACTGATGGAACACATCCTGATGCTCGAGGATCTGTTATAGCTGCTGATCATCTGATAAAGTTTTTAACAACAAATAACATCATATAAAGACATATAACAAAAAGTAGGAAATAAGAAGATGACTTAATATTAAACGATATCATCAAACATCTTATTTCCTACTTTTTAGTATTTTATTTTTCTTTCCTAAGCTGCTCATCCGTTACAGAAAACGAACCAACTCTGAACTTCAGCCCATCATGCTCATGGTTCATAACCTCTGAATCTGCAATCATTCCCATCTTTTTCATTGCACGACCTGAACGTGGATTTTTATCAAATTCATAATGTCCAACAATTCGTGTAAAACCGAAATGGTCAAACGCATAACCGATTAACTTCTTTCCAACTTCTGTCATAATTCCATATCCCCAAAAATCAGAGTCAAGTATATACGTAATAGTTGCCTCATCCTCAATTTCTTCAGCATTATGAAATTCAAAAAAACCGATCAGCCTACCACCATCCTTATTTTCGATACCAAATGCCATTGAGTTATCAATAAAATTTTGCTTAATAAACTCTTTTGTATCTTCAAGTGTTTTAGGGATACTATAGCGTAGATACCTCATCGCCTCAGAATTCTTCATAATTTGATTTAGATCAACTGTATCAGTCTCTTGTATTGGTCTTAGAATAGTTCTTTCCGTCATTATCTCAGTCATACCAATTATTTTTCTCCAGCTAGCCATCTGAGAAGCATCCTAATCTAATATCCAGCTGCTTCTGTTTTATTTAAACCACAAAGAGGATTGTAAAACTTAAATGAATGAAATTCAAAAACTATGATTCCGGCTTCACGTGTTTTATCCCCCAGCCAGTAAATCCACTGATAATTGAAAAAATGGGTGATAGTAAACTAAAGAAAACAAATGGCAAGAAATGCAAAGTTGGAACATGGAATGTATTAGCAGCAAAAACACCAGCTACACCCCATGGAACTAAGTAATTAATAACCGTTCCACCATCTTCCAAAGCCCTACTTAACGCTACGTTGGCCAGCCCAGCTTCAGCAAATGTTTTCTTAAATGCTTTCCCTGGTAAAATTACTGATAAAAATTGTTCCCCTATAAAAATGTTAACCCCAATTGCACTTAAAACTACAGCTGTAATTAGTTTACCGTCACTATTTAATCGTTTAGCCAAGGGCTCCATCACCGTATCAATTAATCCTAAATGTACCAAAAGGCCACCCAAAGACAGTGTTAGTACTATCAAGGACACGGTCCCCATCATACTTGCAATCCCACCACGGCTCAACAGTAAATCAACATTTTGATTACCTGTTTTTGACACAAATCCAGTTTCGATAACACCAGCAATCTGCTTAATAGAAGTACTAGGATGCTCTATAAATATCATAACTACTGAAACACCAATATTAAAAAATAAAGTTGGAATAGCTGGAATTCTGCGCCACGCACAGACAAACATTAATAAGATTGGAATGATCGCCCAAAATGATACATTAAATTGATGTTCAAGTATATCCACGGTTTGGTTTATTTTTCCTAAATTAGCAGTTACCGCCTCGTTGTGACCAAAGAAACCAAATAGGATAAGAGAGACAACAAACGCCGGAATTGTTGACCACATTAAATTCTTTATATGATCAAACAAATCCGCGTCAACTACTGCAGATGCAAGGTTTGTTGATTCTGAGAGTGGTGAACACTTGTCTCCAAATATTGCTCCAGAAATAATTGCACCAGCTACAAGAGCAGGATTAATATTCATTGTCATTCCCATTCCAAAAAACGCGATACCAACTGTTGACATAACTGTGAATGCGGATCCAACGGAGGTCCCAACAAGTGCACACACAATAAATACCGATGGAACAAACCACTGTACACTAATTAATTTAAAGCCAACTACCATTAAAGAAGGAATGATACCTGCTGCAATCCAAGTACTAATTAATGCACCAACTAGAATAAATATAAAAATTGGAATAATTCCAGTTTCAATTCCATCCTTAATTCCTTTATTGATATCTTCCCACTGAAACCCACGCATTCGTGCCCAAATAGTAATAATCCCCATCACTAACATAACTGGTGTTTGAGGAGAAATTCCAAAGTGAATAACTCCTAAACCCATCACGATTAACATTACAATCAATACAATACTTGCTTCTAATAAACTTACTTTTTTACGCATACTTCCCACCTCAAATTAAGTTAATTTTTTGCTCTAGCTAACTTAATTTGATATCGTGCTTTTCCGCCGTTTGACGTTTTCATAGTCTCCAACTTCTTTCCATAAAAAAATCCCTGCTGTATATAAAATACAACAGGGACGACATTTAGACCGTGGTACCACCCAGCTTAGGACTATCCAAATAACGCAAAAATCCTCACTCACTAGATGGTAACGGCTCTAGTTATTATCCGTTCATTAGAAACTATTCCACGGTATTTCACTAAATTATCCTGATCGGTTCGCAGCAACCACCGACTTCCTGACTCCCAAATAATTTGCTACTTAGTGTGAAAGTTAAAATGCTTTAATTAATTGTTCATAACAATATCATGCAAAAAATAATTAGTCAACTAAATTATAAAATGGGTGATAATAATCTCGAAAAAATTTGTTTGAATTTCAGCCAACTTGATTGCTTTTCAAACATTTCAGCTGTTTGTAAAGTAGACTCTAAAATGTCACGTCGGTAAATTTTTTCCAATCGATGAGCAATATTGGCATCATACATAAATGAATTAACTTCAAAGTTAAGTTTGAAGCTTCGGAAATCCATATTAGCTGAACCGACTGAAGATATTTTACCATCAACTACCATGGTTTTAGCATGGAGAAATCCGTTGTTGTAGTAATATACTTTAATACCCCATTTAGCACATTGCCATGCATAATATTGAGTAGCACGATAAACAAATGCATGATCTGGCATATGGGGTACCATTATTCGCACATCCACTCCGGATGCTGCGGCAATTCTTAAAGCATCCAAAACACTATCATCAGGGATAAGATATGGGCTTTGAATCCAAATTGATCTCTTAGCAGCATTAATCATTTTTAAATATCCCATTTTAATCTTTTGGACATCTGAATCTGGACCACTGCTTACTACCTGCAGACTAGTATTACCTTTACCTTCAATGAAAGGAAAATACTTTGAACCTGGTTCAAATATTTCATCAATTTGATCAACTTTACTTGTTGCATTCCAATCTAAAACAAACCGCGATTGTAACCCATAAACTCCAGGGCCTTTAATTCTAATATGTGTGTCCCGCCAATTTCCAAATTTTTTCTTTCTTCCTAGGTACTGATCACCAACATTAAATCCACCAACATAACCGACCTTACCATCAATCACCACGATTTTCCGGTGATCTCTGAAGTTCAAGCGAAAGTCAGTTAAGGCGGATCTAGTTCCCAAGAAAGGGTATGCTTGTCCACCTAATTCAATTAAACGATTGAAAAAACTTCGCCTAGTCCCCAAGGACCCCCACGAATCCCAGATAACTTTAACTTCAATGCCTTCTGATGCCTTCTGTTCAAGTAACTTAATCAGCTCATTTCCGATTGAATCATTATAAATTGTGTAAAATTCAATATGAACATGGTGTTTAGCCCGTTTTATTGATTCAAACATATTTGTAAATAATTCATTACCATCAGTAATAATTTCAACTTCATTTCTTCGAGTCAAAAAAGCATGATCCGCATTACCAAAAAAGCGAACCATTCCCTCCGCACCTTCAGCAATGATATCCGAAGAAGTTCGTTCATCATATAATTCCTTAGATTGCTGAGCAATGATTT is a window of Pediococcus claussenii ATCC BAA-344 DNA encoding:
- a CDS encoding nucleobase:cation symporter-2 family protein: MESTNRSDSPISVEPKLTHGKAAILGFQHLLAMYSGDVIVPLLIGAYLHFTAMQMTYLVSVDIFMCGIATLLQVKRTPLTGVGLPVVLGCAIQAVQHLQQIGGTLGIASMYGAIISSGIFVLLISSLFAKIRGLFPPVVTGSIIAIIGFTLVPVAFENMGGGNLASKNFGDPKALIVAFSTVAIIVAVNVWGRGFIHSIAILIGILAGTIIASLLGLVSLTPVSEASWFRIPQPFYFGVPTFHWSAILTMIMVTLTTMIESTGVFFALGDLVGKSISQDDLKRGYRSEGIAAILGGIFNTFPYSTFSENVGVLQLSGVKSRKPIYYAAGFLIFLGLLPKVGALATVIPSSVLGGAMLVMFGIVGVQGVRVLQQVDFNQNKNILIATISIGMGLGSTVYPQLFHTLPQVIRMLCTNGIVIASISAVILNFLFNGYNHEL
- the nhaC gene encoding Na+/H+ antiporter NhaC, which translates into the protein MRKKVSLLEASIVLIVMLIVMGLGVIHFGISPQTPVMLVMGIITIWARMRGFQWEDINKGIKDGIETGIIPIFIFILVGALISTWIAAGIIPSLMVVGFKLISVQWFVPSVFIVCALVGTSVGSAFTVMSTVGIAFFGMGMTMNINPALVAGAIISGAIFGDKCSPLSESTNLASAVVDADLFDHIKNLMWSTIPAFVVSLILFGFFGHNEAVTANLGKINQTVDILEHQFNVSFWAIIPILLMFVCAWRRIPAIPTLFFNIGVSVVMIFIEHPSTSIKQIAGVIETGFVSKTGNQNVDLLLSRGGIASMMGTVSLIVLTLSLGGLLVHLGLIDTVMEPLAKRLNSDGKLITAVVLSAIGVNIFIGEQFLSVILPGKAFKKTFAEAGLANVALSRALEDGGTVINYLVPWGVAGVFAANTFHVPTLHFLPFVFFSLLSPIFSIISGFTGWGIKHVKPES
- the cls gene encoding cardiolipin synthase; the protein is MNWVKFIFEMILIINIIGASITVFRQRRDIAATWAWLLVLYFLPIVGFIAYAFVGRKLPENKLFPLKQKTRLELNQIIAQQSKELYDERTSSDIIAEGAEGMVRFFGNADHAFLTRRNEVEIITDGNELFTNMFESIKRAKHHVHIEFYTIYNDSIGNELIKLLEQKASEGIEVKVIWDSWGSLGTRRSFFNRLIELGGQAYPFLGTRSALTDFRLNFRDHRKIVVIDGKVGYVGGFNVGDQYLGRKKKFGNWRDTHIRIKGPGVYGLQSRFVLDWNATSKVDQIDEIFEPGSKYFPFIEGKGNTSLQVVSSGPDSDVQKIKMGYLKMINAAKRSIWIQSPYLIPDDSVLDALRIAAASGVDVRIMVPHMPDHAFVYRATQYYAWQCAKWGIKVYYYNNGFLHAKTMVVDGKISSVGSANMDFRSFKLNFEVNSFMYDANIAHRLEKIYRRDILESTLQTAEMFEKQSSWLKFKQIFSRLLSPIL
- a CDS encoding SGNH/GDSL hydrolase family protein; the protein is MDSRYVVTASNSNLINAYFMGRWVEKSIGQKSAMYTTNLGAQIIFELHSASAFTIEVQRTLPKTFIPQTLNVYIDDQLKSIQLSKNTFDFKITPEEKHVVRIFFARNTDKDEVWQAQQGLAITKINSNGVMQPIKPSGKTIAFIGDSITAGCWLRSSALPSIGYGADINYASLTAQRLNAIDYRIAYSATGIIRFGTGGVPAAPRFLNFIDINTSAPTIKPDVLIINLGTNDSKFDQDVFEFYLSNFISELKTKFDSIPIVIMVPFNQTFADVFRTLPVNDKQIKVVETKNWNITSTDGTHPDARGSVIAADHLIKFLTTNNII
- a CDS encoding PD-(D/E)XK nuclease family protein gives rise to the protein MALKFITGLASADHLQGVAQRILDLKNENKYKHIYYIVPNHIKFQSEIQLLSKISDVNNEFNAESQVQVLSISRLAWFYLKDSNIYQYPRLTTSSTSMILYKIIKEHIDELTLFKDIDNQFGLVSKIASQLTVFKRGNISPDNLEELSSRFSERSDISMDLKAKTHDLNIIYAAFENEVQSRFIDNSDILRNLNEILTDSELSEDAFVFSGFSSFSAEELRLVETLIKSNASITIDLVTDSLTADIDVNDFFYETKKLAQQLKKQAEDNHIELKSEVKLHQVRVKDDLLSLENYWLESSGKGGRFETNSYALNGVDIKQMNSRFSEVESILTEIRQKMAKNSKLRFSDFAILTSQLSDYDMVIRPLFEQFKTPYFCDLQIMMKDHSFVEFLRALFDVKTSYFQYENVMRLLKLGYLIPDDVDSENFFDALDITENYVIKEGVLGRDWISKKRWRITPTFGNDGELSEVDKVKEDQVNLIKDFVASTLVPIFKSLDEAVTGREAVSKVYDFLIQQRIDTKIKKEIANLTAAGKLSSAAEMSQTWQTLMQLLDEFVDVLGDSEFKLEDFIGLIEVGFSSAQFSQVPSTLDQVLISESGMVQMADKKFVYIIGADDQKLPTQPDSNSFFDVDGQTEIEKNLEDDQYLSTSLQRQMKEQPFLNYLNFLMGSDELHFSYATSDHAGTLHELSPYVKRIAEHFNISIEQVESRPSVGESEISRFVGSKRNTLSHLVQYARDLKRSGMDENLEEWQYIYSILNNSQYGDLVNQLLESLNYKNTPTQLRPEIVQGLYGNTILASVSKLEKFFQNEYAYFLEFGLRLRERETADLTPADTGVYFHAAFDTLIKEITDKKIDFENLTSNEIKNMQQIVIRKLEADNQFSTFTRTNRLQYLRNELDNTIKEMTRAVLIQMMRTKMRPIVSEQMFGQIEGGSSGLPPLVFNISDTQSVQVRGKIDRIDRIDANKGTYLGIVDYKSSANKAKFSFKEAYYGLTMQMLLYLDVVRRNSSIILPGQQVGISDALYMHIQNPLLRAKDKKVTTLEEEKINQLVFSEYGLKGIILDDLDLLEEIDPSIDEGHLSSEIFPIKLTKAGAPNKNAEAITSEEDIDRLIRNAEKRVIEAGKRIFSGEVNLNPVRLGDKDTALSYTPYKDIMQFDAMLPENSYRDIPNMNKKDVLNKLKDEEDE
- a CDS encoding GNAT family N-acetyltransferase; the protein is MASWRKIIGMTEIMTERTILRPIQETDTVDLNQIMKNSEAMRYLRYSIPKTLEDTKEFIKQNFIDNSMAFGIENKDGGRLIGFFEFHNAEEIEDEATITYILDSDFWGYGIMTEVGKKLIGYAFDHFGFTRIVGHYEFDKNPRSGRAMKKMGMIADSEVMNHEHDGLKFRVGSFSVTDEQLRKEK
- a CDS encoding NAD(P)H-binding protein; this translates as MRILELGNSREIENKIFGDGKKVTTAKLLDPTFNLSEFNGSYDVIVTDIMKSGMDDFGNRLADSIQSGDISTKKIVVISTAGIDQEITPKWIGTSEKERGELLLESRYFNKLIDELEIPYVILRPVKIVDGNNSEIKLSSEGTKMKTQTIGRNGLLEVINQAIFENKFDNTSIGISN
- a CDS encoding DNA-3-methyladenine glycosylase I, which translates into the protein MLRQNFICTWAQNTSPLMQEYHAKEWCQVSHADQYIFEMLCLEGYQAGLSWNTIIEKRAAFREDFYNYDVERVSAMTSDDIEKLMGDERIIRHRGKLMATVSNSKSFIEVQNEFGSFDKYIWSFVNNRQINDHIRIPEEIHAKTPLSEKISNDLKKRGFKFVGPVIVYSFMQAIGLVNDHEIDCMYNPG